A stretch of DNA from Vanrija pseudolonga chromosome 6, complete sequence:
TGTAGGTGAGCTCGCTGATCTCGATCGGGCGGTCGTCGAAGAGCGTTTTGCGCTTGGCCACTGTCGCCGAGGGTTAGCGAGGCGGACGTtggggaggggtggggcgggcgtggtgTGGGTTGCGGCTGCGGTGCTGCGCCAACGCGGCGATGCCATGCCGTGTGCTGCGTCGCTAACGACACTGCAGCTCGtagccacccacccaccacccgctCGCTGCTCCGCAGCTCGCGTCACTCACACTGTGCCAGTTTCTGCAGCTTCAACGTGGTATTATTGATATCCTTGGCGATATTCCCCGCGAGCCGTCCAAACTCGGACTTGCTCGACCCGCTCGGCCCAGCACCGGCAAGCAGGGGCtgcttggcgccgtcgcgcttCTTCGCGGGCAGCGCGGTGCGCGCCTTGATGCTGCTGAGCGCCGAGTGGAACTCTGCCGTGCGGTCGCGTGGAgccatggtggtgtggtgtgtggtggtggtaatGTAGCTGATATCGACAACAGCaatgacgccgtcgtcgcggtggaCATGATCTCCTCGAAACACGCACTTAGGTGGCAACTCCACGCGGCGCCACATCCGGCCGGCGGTGGAAACGCCGCCCGCGTGGCGATCATCAGCTCGAAGTGGATTTCGAGATTCAACACGGCCACTTGGTCTGTTGACatccaacaacaacaccatcATCATACCCGCTCAGAGCTGCTCGATTGTTCGTTCGCGACGCACAGCCGGCACAGATACCGACCGAtagcgacgacacggcccagcccacaccgccgccaaaAGCCCGACAGCAGCCTGACGCGAGGTCCCAACTCTTCTCCTTCCCTTCTCCTTCCTTTGACACACCTTCATCATGTCGCGTCCTGCTCAGCCTGAACTCAAGAGTAAGTCGTGCATGGGGGCACGGTACGGCATGGGCCGGCACGGCACACCAGGAAGGCACTGCGGCGGTCAGATGGCACAGCTTGGATGGGACACCTGGATGGACTGGAGACTGGTTCGCTCGCCTTGCTCGGCAGacagcacggcgcgcgacacCAGCATCTATTGTTCATTGCGCCAGCATCCGGTCGAAAAGGCGTGGACGATAATGGGCAGCTCAAATCGGCCGTACTGGCCCGGTCACCGTCGTTTGAAGcttgccgttgtcgtcgaacgcggccgccgcgccgctcgcccagctTGCCGTCCACGCCGCCTCCAGCCCCGTACCATGCcctctctcctctcctccccgAGCTGCACTAACCCACCCCCCAGAGTTCATGGACCGCCGCCTGTTCATCCACATCCAGGGCGGCCGTCAGGTCTCGGGCATCCTGCGCGGCTTCGACATGTTCCTCaaccttgtcgtcgaccaggcgtacgaggagctcggtgcCGGACAGCGCAAGCCCGCCGGCATGGTCGTGAGTGCTGCCATTTTTCTTCTGTGCCAGCAGCACTAACCCCTCCTTCCCAGGTCATCCGCGGCAACTCGGTGACGTCGatggagctgctcgacagcATGCGGCAATGAGCGAAATGTAGACAcgacatcatcatcattCTGTACTGTAGGCTCGAGGGGCGCGCGCACCCCATTAGTAGTATCCTTGTAGCAtctgctcggcgtggcgcgtgtGCACGCTATGCATTTGTCCCAGTGACTAAATATGGAGATCCGGTGTGAAGGCGCGTGCTAACAGAAAATGCGATGGAGGTGTGACTAGCAAGTTTGTCCTGATGACAGTGTCCAGCTCGAAATAgtgggaggggaggaggggcacaAGTGGCCGAGTCCGGGGTAGATACCAACGAAGCGGGGATACGGAGTGGGACGGACGGCCCAAGTGGTATGCGGAGCGGAGCGGGTGGTTGGCCGGCAGGCGGAGCGCAaagcgcggcgccgcgcgacctcgcccatGGGTGGTGAACATTATGAAGAGGCGAATGCCGAGTGGCAGTGAGTGGCCTCTGTGGCGAacgaggcggcgcgtggcatgtcgacctcgcccaaAAGGCGACGCCCACGCCTACGAATCCGCCTTTGAATCCCTGTTATGTCTAGCAGAAAGCAAACCAGCCAGTAAACCCGTGATGACAATAATGCCAATGACACAGGCGACGGCCATGAGAATCTTGACGCGGCGGGCAGTACCCCGCTTGAAACGGTCGTCGCACGACGGCACATCGCCAAAGACGGCAGTACCAAACGTGGCGGTCGACCCGTGGGGTGCCGTGCCCTGGCTAACGTGGCCCGACGTGTTCTTCTCATCGAGCCAGCGCAAGTTTCTCAGCGAGTGGAACGATGTAGACGGATTGCCGTCGGCACCAGGCGGGTGCGGGAGCGGGGTATATGGTACGGCGACCGACGGAGGGAGGCACGACTGGgacacgacctcgccgttgCGCTTgatgggcggcgcgccgagcggtgGCAGCGCAGCAAGCTCGGGGAAGACAATGACACCCATGCCTGCCCCGGGTGGCGGCGTCTCTGGGCGCTCCGCCTCTGGACGTGTAAATGACGTTGagagggcgcggcgtggcggcgtgtgtGGCGTTACGGCTCTCGAGTTGTACCCTTCCTCGGTCTGCAGATCTGCCgggtccacctcgtcctcctcgtcactgTTCAGGCCAGTAAACTGGCGCGTGCGTCCAAGACGGCGCGCAAGACGCGTGCggagcgaggtcgagcccgtGCTCTGCCCACTTCTCCGGCGGCCTGAACTGCTCGCCTGGCTGGCGTTACGGTTTGGCGGGGTCGAACCTGAGCGTGATGGCGCTCTCCGCTCAAACTGGGTTGATGTGCGGCCATATCTGCTAGTGTGCGACGTGTAATGGGTCGAGGCGGACTGAACACTGAAGCGGTACGTGTTGCGGCTGGCAATGTTTGATGCGCGCTTGCCTGCACGCaggaggcgctcgagaaTGGCAGCACGTCGAACGAGCGCCCATAGCTCGagatcctcctcgtcttcaaactcgccgccgccgccgcctgatGGGCCACCCGCGTTACCCGGAGAGTTGTCGTTTTGCCGTTTTCGTCGGAGAGACTTAACCGACCGAATAGACTTGATGCTCttgagcgagcgagtcgagtcTCTCCTACCCCATGCCGGTGGTGGGCCACCTGCAAAGGCTGCAAAGGGACGGGATGCACTGGAGGACCTGTGATGCCCAACACTGCTTTCGCCCTCAGTCGACTCAAAGTCAGAGTAGGCAGAGTATGCGCTCTGGCCCGACAAGTGCTTTTGCCTGTTTCTGGCAGACGCCGGCGAGTCTGCCCTGGACACGGAGGGGTCCTCATCCAGGAAAGCGTAGCGAGGCATGCCGAGGTCTAGGCCACCGCCAGGCGTCAATGGTGGGGACATTGaccgctcctcgtccgacgtGCGCAGCATTGCAGCTCGGGAGCCAGTACGCGATGGACCTCTGGACTCTGCACGAGATTCTGCGCGCGAAActgcgcgcgaggacgcgcgtGACATGGAGCGGTGGACGGGTGGTGGGGGGCTGATCTCGATTGTTGATGTTGATGCGCCCGCCTGCGAACCAGACGAGCCACCGGCCGTGGCGGCACTTGAGCCTGCACTCGAGTAGACCATCGCGGACGAGGGTGTGGCGAGCACCGATGAGGCAGCAAGAACGGCAGTTGACGTCGCCGTGCTCCCTGCTGGAGACCCTATCGGCGTGACGGGGCGTAATGGGGGAGCAGCATACGGCCTGTCAGGCAGGGGAGGGTTTGCGCTGATACGCTGACGGCGCGCGTATGCGATGGCAGCGACGCTGGCCGAAGGGCTGGGGTTACCACGGCTCTCGTCCCAGGCCGActctgcctcgtcgctgtctACTGGCGAGTCTGCGCGAAGGACAAAGGTAGGCGGTGTGCGGGgcaggggggagggggaagcTGGTGCTGCGGGGGAGGATGCGGATGCGCCGAGCTCTGGGGCCGTCTCTGTCGGGGGCGAGTGGCCGCCAAACGTGTTTGGAGGTGAGGGTTGTGTGGGCGAAGTGGACTCTCGGCCGTGAGCATGGCCTTGTTGACCATGGCCATAGCCATAATGAGGGTCCGCCATCGCACCGACAGGAGGGGGGACGTTCGGGgtcggcggaggcggcggcggctgcggcggctgtAGCCTTTGATGGCGGCCAGTGCACTGCTAGGTGTGCGATGGGATGGCTGGAAAACAAATGCGGCGTCGAGTGCGGGTACCGTGCCGAGGTACGCTGTGGGTTGGGgcgggagaggagggaggggggaagCAAGGCAAGGTGATCAAGTGCTGGGTAAGATTATAGTTGTCGGGGACGTGTcgtggcgtcgacgtcgtggtcgcggtcgtcgtcgtcgtcgcactgTCGAGTCAAAGGAGTGTTGGGGTGAATGATCGTCTCGAGTTTGTCTGGTataggaggaggaggaggcctgTGGAGCGGGGAGGGTAGGTAGGAGTGAAGCAAACGATCAAGGACGCAGTGACTTGGCGGAATGAaaggtgggcggggcgggggttGGTGCGGTGGGTGCGTGGGTGCGTCCGGTGTCGTCTCTGTGCAGCGTGGCCCCCGCGCAGTTGCTGCTGGCAGCACACGCAGTACCTCGAttcctcgtcgaccagaCTACGGCAACAGGAGCGGCACAACCACTCTGCGACCCAGGCGATATCGTCACTGGGCTCACCGTTTCGCCGTTTCGCGCCCTGGGCAACGGCAGAGGGGTAGCTGCTGGACGGGTGGTCAGGTCTGTCGGGCAGCGGGGCGTGTGCTAGGCAGATTAGGTCTGCCGCTGCAGACAGACACGACCGAGCAAGCAGTCGgtcggccgtctcgtcgcgtatgcagcagcagcagcaggaggcaGTGactgcagctgcagctgcaaTCCCAAACCCCCCAACCCCCTGCCCATCGGACGGGAGCGCGGTCGTCATGGTGCGCTCCCAATACGGCTACTCGATGTCAACAagggcgggctgggcggcagGGCACAAAGtgacgggcgggcggcccAGCCCAGGGAAACGCCGTGGACCAGGGAAACGGTACATCAACCCCGCCGGGCCTCGTAAAAAAAAATCAACAACAAACACTGGACTGGTCGCGGGGGTGCTTGCTTTGCTGGCGTTGGTGTCGCTGCTTGCTGTTTCGGACCCACCTAAACCCTGCGAGGCACAAGCTCGCTCCTGCAAGTCCTGGGTGATTCCTGGGCGCCTGGACCACCCGCGACACCCTAAACAATTCAGAGACGGCAACTCACCTCGGCCGGCCGGGTGGCCAAAACAAGCCCGCCCGCtagcccgctcgctcgctcggtcgCCCACCTTGCTACTACCCGTCTGCCTGCAAACTCCTGGCAATCAATCTCGTGCGCACTCTAACGCTATCCCAGCGCGATccgatggcggcgagccgCACATGCATGCACGCCATCCCGCATCTCGTTTGGTGGCGTCAGTCGTCTGATGCGTAGCTCATCCTACAGCACTTTGCTTGAAATGGCTGGGTCTGGCATGGCATGGTGCGGTTACTACTCTGCCTGCCCAGCTGGTCCATGGCCGTCCACGGGTTcagtggcgcggcgcgtggcgcagTGGCGTTCCGGACCAACTACCCAACTGCCCCCCTACTGTTTCATCGTCTGCTACAGTACGTTGTTGGAATGTGAGATGCACGATGCGCAACAGAGGAGGGAggcatgcagcatgcaggTCGTACactcctcgacgagccagcc
This window harbors:
- the Snrpg gene encoding Small nuclear ribonucleoprotein G; translation: MSRPAQPELKKFMDRRLFIHIQGGRQVSGILRGFDMFLNLVVDQAYEELGAGQRKPAGMVVIRGNSVTSMELLDSMRQ